In Spirochaetales bacterium, a single genomic region encodes these proteins:
- a CDS encoding ABC transporter permease subunit, whose product MADKKKKKNSFFSIGGSVNNLFLKAGIGLVLFALIVGAYAYTSWVRHIENPQDRMAPTLEQIVEGIKDTFQAGNTENPTFGDIRIVRDISASLTRLFWGMLISIILSVFIGLYSAAFGFFDRLNMPLIRSFSFIPPIALLPLIFVWLGRYPEAAKIVVIIAGTFFVMVTDVYMRAKHIPKKLIDKGYTLGASTAEVLHKIMLRYCMPGIIESIRLAMTPAWIFLIAAEFSLPSTAGLGYYMNVVRRQLGVNIILWYIFVIVVIGVIVDICLKTLNRLTNKWYFEK is encoded by the coding sequence ATGGCAGACAAAAAAAAGAAGAAAAACTCGTTTTTTTCAATCGGCGGAAGTGTAAATAATCTATTCCTCAAAGCAGGAATCGGCCTTGTACTTTTCGCCCTTATCGTTGGGGCCTATGCATATACCTCCTGGGTACGTCACATAGAAAACCCGCAGGACAGGATGGCGCCGACCCTTGAACAGATAGTCGAGGGAATCAAGGACACCTTTCAGGCAGGAAATACCGAAAACCCCACGTTCGGCGATATACGGATTGTTCGTGATATAAGCGCGAGTTTGACGCGGCTTTTCTGGGGCATGCTGATTTCTATCATTCTTTCCGTATTTATCGGGCTTTATTCGGCGGCGTTCGGTTTTTTTGACAGGCTTAATATGCCGCTGATAAGAAGTTTCAGTTTTATTCCGCCTATCGCCCTCCTTCCCCTCATCTTTGTCTGGCTCGGCAGATACCCGGAAGCGGCGAAAATCGTCGTTATCATCGCCGGCACCTTCTTTGTCATGGTCACCGATGTGTACATGCGGGCGAAACATATCCCGAAAAAACTCATCGACAAGGGGTATACCCTCGGTGCATCGACCGCCGAAGTCCTTCACAAGATAATGCTCAGGTATTGTATGCCGGGGATCATCGAATCCATCCGGCTTGCGATGACCCCCGCATGGATTTTTCTCATTGCCGCCGAATTTTCACTCCCCTCGACGGCGGGACTCGGATATTATATGAACGTGGTGAGACGGCAACTCGGCGTCAACATTATCCTCTGGTACATCTTCGTTATTGTCGTCATCGGGGTAATCGTCGATATATGTCTGAAAACGCTCAATCGTCTCACGAACAAATGGTATTTTGAAAAATAA
- a CDS encoding ABC transporter ATP-binding protein yields the protein MGINRENEDMAMQTDTVLELKDISQEFECDDGTIHRVLDHINLKVKREEFISLVGPSGCGKTTLLNIIGGFMPPAGGEVLVDGKTAGRPNRDRGIVYQDYALFPWMTVLDNITYGLELEKINFLEKYIVPFKFMKIRRESVEKARYYLEETGLSEAAHKFPHQLSGGMRQRVAIAQALIMKPKILLMDEPFGALDVQTREALQIMMLKIRESEDNTIFFVTHDLEEALYIGTRIIVLSQYHNIRDGKPSGAQVVHDEVLPPELNFLSTDLKDTSKFRDMIGKLMKVGFEPRVNREIEAFNKEHK from the coding sequence ATGGGTATAAACAGAGAAAACGAAGACATGGCGATGCAAACGGATACCGTACTCGAACTCAAGGATATCAGCCAGGAGTTCGAGTGCGACGACGGGACAATTCACCGTGTCCTCGATCATATCAATCTTAAAGTGAAAAGGGAAGAGTTTATTTCCCTTGTCGGTCCGAGCGGATGCGGTAAAACCACCCTTCTCAACATCATCGGAGGATTTATGCCGCCCGCCGGAGGAGAGGTGCTTGTCGACGGAAAGACGGCGGGAAGACCGAACAGGGACAGGGGGATCGTCTATCAGGATTACGCGCTTTTCCCCTGGATGACCGTACTCGACAACATCACCTACGGTCTCGAACTCGAAAAAATCAATTTCCTGGAAAAATACATAGTACCCTTCAAATTCATGAAAATACGCAGGGAATCGGTCGAAAAGGCGAGATATTACCTCGAAGAAACGGGACTCTCGGAAGCGGCGCACAAATTCCCCCATCAGCTGAGCGGGGGTATGCGGCAGCGTGTCGCCATTGCCCAGGCCCTCATCATGAAGCCGAAAATTCTCCTTATGGATGAACCGTTCGGGGCGCTCGACGTTCAAACCCGCGAGGCCCTTCAGATCATGATGCTGAAAATAAGGGAAAGCGAGGACAACACGATCTTCTTCGTCACTCATGATCTCGAAGAAGCGCTGTACATCGGTACCCGGATCATTGTATTATCGCAGTATCATAACATAAGAGACGGCAAGCCCTCCGGAGCGCAGGTCGTTCATGACGAGGTGCTTCCCCCGGAACTCAATTTCTTGTCGACCGATCTGAAAGATACATCGAAGTTCAGGGATATGATCGGAAAGCTTATGAAGGTTGGTTTTGAACCGCGCGTGAACAGGGAAATAGAAGCCTTTAACAAGGAACATAAATAA